One genomic window of Paenisporosarcina antarctica includes the following:
- a CDS encoding CPBP family intramembrane glutamic endopeptidase, protein MLNILAPHLRWTALLVAVYVLLFFAFSNEKIFWYMYTFTMLLFMALSFVLGKIEDEVQTWEYLVFGIGYGTLTYGLIAIAYRFFFLFTDKAVISVEQFLTDFGPTSVWHYILLILIIIPGEELFWRGFIQQKLKAYMSPFFSVLASSILFGLSMSFSGFWLGVLAAITSGLLWGFLYEWKKSMPLIIIAHITMTVLLFLVLPLNS, encoded by the coding sequence TGAATATATTAGCTCCTCATCTACGATGGACTGCCTTACTAGTTGCAGTCTATGTATTACTTTTCTTCGCGTTTTCAAATGAAAAAATTTTTTGGTATATGTATACGTTCACAATGCTATTATTTATGGCCTTATCATTTGTTCTCGGTAAAATAGAAGACGAAGTGCAGACATGGGAGTACTTAGTTTTTGGTATTGGATATGGTACACTCACTTATGGTCTTATCGCAATTGCTTATCGTTTCTTCTTCTTATTTACTGATAAAGCAGTGATTTCAGTTGAACAATTTTTAACTGACTTTGGACCAACCTCAGTTTGGCACTATATTTTACTAATACTAATAATCATACCAGGGGAAGAATTATTTTGGCGCGGTTTTATCCAACAAAAATTAAAAGCTTATATGAGCCCCTTCTTTTCCGTTTTGGCATCTTCAATACTTTTCGGCTTATCTATGTCTTTTAGTGGATTTTGGTTAGGCGTGCTTGCTGCAATTACTTCTGGGTTGCTTTGGGGATTCTTGTATGAGTGGAAAAAAAGTATGCCGCTTATTATTATTGCTCATATTACAATGACCGTCCTCCTATTTCTAGTATTACCACTCAATTCTTGA